A single region of the Chrysoperla carnea chromosome 5, inChrCarn1.1, whole genome shotgun sequence genome encodes:
- the LOC123299890 gene encoding nose resistant to fluoxetine protein 6-like has protein sequence MFLKICIFIGLFINVWCSNNNNLDLRSDSIVYGLSTINSTVINENTLCTKQLDEFVHAANNRTVWALKIIDASGTPGSGFLWGNNFWEGNHVLCSYITDRIPVTVSPKLPVRHNITDDDYAPYPLHFFGAYILQNSAIQQRYNTSDFEGRITLGLCLPASCERDEVKQRLQIYLDANLLYFQRLHDIEMKVDKIKDLDKGFRSGTWLYSMSFKLTLITFAFLIIMAIIGTTYDVKLNKAKDLAKQNLEDAIANESKINEKIPSAVGQTFPPVLQGSKASLSMGSKILLAFSLNSNIKSLFKTKSDPTGASLPFIHGFRFGSMCWVITVHAILYQRDFMANTVVVYKLSELFYNGPYSNGELCVDSFFFLSGFLVGYIFFKSNMKKFGDVSYTFSQKLLHYMVSILSRYLRFTPTILILIIWAIVNFQYYQDSFLVEIDERVPDNCSKYWWRNILYINNFFAYKDMCLSWSWFLSADMQFLVLTTAILFFSLTHFTAAFIIMIVLAISSCLTAMYISYSIKFIPTLDENLVTIDYLYEPPWTRYGPYVIGTLTGYYVVRLNGVLDWKKSTIKLCWVLGPLLNLSILYCLQPDRNLSVPVAALYTGLHRPLWGIGLAWLFIACSTNNAGIINRVLSYRGFVPMSRLTTCAYLLNPFLLLSYSLGMEEGFFVGQFNIGRTGFMLIFVTYLTSFLISIFIEMPSYRISKLILFEQSHKPNSSSNKDLTK, from the exons atgtttttaaaaatttgtatttttattggtctgtttataaatgtttggtgtagtaataataataatttagatttaCGAAGCGATTCAATTGTTTATGGATTATCAACGATTAATAGTACGGTTATTAACGAGAATACATTGTGTACAAAACAGTTAGATGAATTTGTTCATGCTGCGAATAATCGAACAGTATGGGCTTTGaaaa taaTCGATGCCAGTGGTACTCCTGGTTCTGGATTCTTATGGGGCAATAACTTTTGGGAAGGAAACCATGTTTTATGTTCATACATCACAGATCGTATCCCGGTTACAGTCAGTCCAAAATTACCTGTACGACATAATATTACAGATGATGATTATGCTCCGTATCCGTTACACTTTTTTggtgcatatattttacaaaattcagcAATACAACAACGTTACAATACTAGCGATTTCGAG GGTAGAATAACACTTGGCCTTTGTTTACCAGCATCATGTGAACGTGATGAAGTGAAACAacgtttacaaatttatttggatgcaaatcttttatattttcaacgGTTGCATGATATCGAAATGAAAGTTGATAAAATTAAGGATTTGGATAAAGGTTTTCGTAGTGGTACTTGGCTTTATTCGATGTCTTTTAAATTAACGCT GATTACATTCGCATTCCTAATTATAATGGCAATAATTGGAACCACATAtgatgtcaaattaaataaggCTAAAgatttagcaaaacaaaatttggaagACGCAATTGCtaatgaaagtaaaataaatgaaaaaataccaA GCGCAGTCGGGCAAACATTTCCACCTGTTCTTCAAGGTAGCAAAGCATCACTTAGTATGGGCAGTAAAATTTTGTTAGCATTTTCGctgaattcaaatattaaatcgttatttaaaacaaaatcagaTCCAACTGGTGCATCATTACCGTTCATTCATGGATTTCGTTTTGGAAGCATGTGTTGGGTAATCACTGTGCATGCAATATTGTATCAACGTGATTTTATGGCGAATACCGttgttgtatataaattatctgAGCTATTTTATAATGGACCATATTCAAATGGTGAATTGTGTGTtgatagttttttctttttgag TGGTTTTTTGgttggatatatattttttaaatcgaatatgaAAAAGTTTGGTGATGTTTCGTACACTTTTTCACAAAAGTTATTACATTATATGGTATCGATTTTATCGAGATATTTaag atttactccaactatattaatattaattatatgggccattgtaaattttcaatattatcaaGATTCATTTTTGGTAGAAATCGATGAACGTGTTCCAGataattgttcaaaatattggtggcgtaatatattgtatataaataatttttttgcatataaaGATATGTGTTTATCATGGTCTTGGTTCCTTTCAGCTGATATGCAATTTTTAGTTCTAACAAcggcaatattatttttttcattaac gcATTTTACGGCGGCATTTATTATCATGATCGTTTTAGCAATTAGCAGTTGTTTAActgctatgtatatttcatattcaataaaatttataccaac attagatgaaaatttagtTACAATCGATTATCTATATGAACCACCATGGACGCGATATGGTCCATATGTTATTGGTACATTAACTGGATACTATGTTGTCAGATTAAATGGAGTACTTGATTGGAAAAAg tcaacaataaaattatgcTGGGTTCTTGGACCATTACTGAATCTATCAATATTGTATTGCCTTCAGCCCGATCGAAATTTGTCAGTGCCGGTAGCAGCATTATATACTGGATTACATCGACCATTATGGGGAATTGGTTTAGCATGGTTATTTATTGCCTGCTCAACAAATAATGCTGGAATAATTAATAGAGTATTATCCTATAGAGGGTTCGTTCCTATGAGTCGACTAACGACATGTGCATATTTATTGAATCCTTTTTTACTATTGTCGTATAGTTTAGGAATGGAAGAAGGATTTTTCGTTGGACAATTTAATATT gGTCGTACTggatttatgttaatatttgtaACATATTTAACAAGTTTCttaatatcgatatttatcGAAATGCCATCGTACAGAAtatcaaaactaattttatttgaacaatcACATAAACCGAATAGTAGTAGTAATAAAGATTTAACTAAgtga